Part of the Gemmatimonadaceae bacterium genome, CTTCTTCAAGGCGGGCATCGCCGGGGACGGCGCCTATAACCGGACGCTGACGCCGAACAACTTCCAGAGCGAACGACGCGACTTGTGGGAGGCGCGGGACACCTATCTCGCGATGTCTCCGTTCCTCTATGCTGACCATCTGACCGGAAATCTGCTCATGTACCTCGGCGCCGAAGATCAGAACGTCGGCACCGATCCCACGAATTCGTTGCGGCTCCTGCACGCGCTGCAGGGCATGGGCAAGACGGCGGCGTTGTACATCTATCCGTACGAGGACCACGGCCAGGTCACGAAGGAGACGATCCTCGATCAGTGGGCGCGCTTCACGGCGTGGCTCGATCTGTACGTGAAGCCAACGGGGAAGGTAGACAAGAAGATTGCCGTAGTGCCGTGACGGTGGTGGATGGTTGATTGTCGGGTTGGTTGTTGGTGATTGGTTGTTTGTAATTCGGAAGGCCAGCGAGCCAAGCTCGCTGGCCTTTTCCTTCCCCACCAACCACCAATCGCCAACCACCCCAATCACAATTCATCCGCGATCGCGGCGATCTCCTCGGCTTCCTTCCAGGCCGCCGCGAGCAGTGCGAGCTCGCCCTCGAGCGCGCGACGTTCGGTCTCCTCGTGCATCGCCATTTCGAGCGCGAGTCGTTCGGCCGGATCGAGGCGCAGCGCGCCGAGTTGCCGGTACGAGTTTAGCAAAGACATAACGCGTCCACGCGCCGCGCCGAGGTGCGAGACGGAGGCGAGATAGCCCGCCGCATCGCCGAACCGCTCGATCCGCGATACCGCCGTGCGAACCTGGCCGTCCGAGGCGCCGAGCCGATTCGAGCTCGCGACGAGGACGCTCGCGGTTTGCAGCGCGGCCGTGCCCACATAGCGGGCAATGCCTCCGTCATGCACGAGGTGCAGGGTCGAAGAGCCGTCGGAATGCAGCTCGAGCGTCGAGCTCCCAATCTTGTTCGCGCGCACGACGAGCGGCTGTTCGCGAGAGAAAGCGAACGCCGGCGCGTGCGCGGAATTATCCGTAGCCGGAGCCGGCAGCCGCGCCACGACACGATCCTCGCGCCAGTAATCGCGAGCGGCGACCAGACCAGCCATCGGTATCGCACCCATGATGGTCGTCAGCCCGGGAATGGCGATGATCGAGATGGTTCCGGTGAGCAGATAGGGCGCGAGCGCGGGCGCGGCGACGACGCCCAACGCGGCCACGGCGGTGACGCCACCGACCGTCGCGAACTGCACCCGCCGGCGCCGCCGGTTGAAACGCGAGCCGTACCGCCAGGCGGCGAATTCCGGCCGTAGCGGCGCTCCAACGCGCACGAGCTCGAGTCCATCAGCCAATCGCGCGAGCCCGATGTTGCCCGTCGAGACGCGCAGTGTCGTGGAGCGGTACGCGCGCTCGCATTGATCGATCGCGTCCCAGCGCTCGTCGAGTGGTGAAAGATTCCACCGCGCGCAACGCGCGCAGACCACCCAGAGGCGTCCCTTCTTCGCGTCGAAGGCGATGCGGCGGCCGACCGGGAACGATTCGATTGAATCGTTCGCGCCGAGGGGCCCGTTGCAGAAAAGACAGGTGGAGAACACCTGGGGCTACTTGCTAGTGGCGAGATCCGAGTGTCTACAAACCAGCGGTGTGTGATGGTTCGCACACGGGAGTACAGGGCGCAAGGAGCATGCGAGGTCTTCGGTACACCGACTAACGCACTCTTGCTACAATTCACCGAACCTTAATCCACTCTCAATGCTCGCTCCATTCTTTGCCGCGCTGCTGCTGCAAACGCCGTATCAACAGCCGGGCGCCGTCAAGAACCCAGCCGAGTCGTCTCCACCAAGCGGAGACACAACCGGCTATTGGCAGCAGCGCGTGCATTATCGGATCGTCTCGCGACTGGACGAGGCAACGACGCGTCTTCGCTCGCGAGGCGAGCTGGTGTACGTCAACAACTCCCCCGACACGCTGCGCGAGATGTACTTCCATCAGTACCTCAACGCGTTTCGTCCGGGATCGAAGTGGAGTGCAGTCGACGAGCGCGAGGGACGCGTACGCTTTCAGGATCTGCGCGATCCGGACTACGGTTACGAGCGCTTCACGGCGCCCCCAACGGTTGATGGCGCTCCGGTCTTCATCGACTACCCGGGCGCTCCGGACAGCACCGTTGTTCACTTTCGCTTGCCGCGTCCGGTACCACCTCACGACTCGATTCGCGTCGGCTTCGAGTGGGACGCGCGTCCATCGACGGTTTTGCGACGGCAAGGACGTCGCGGACGCACCTGGGACTTTGCGCAGTGGTATCCGAAGGTCGCCGTCTATGATCGCGCCGGTTGGGAGCCGAACCCGTTCGTGCCAGCGGGCGAATTGTACGGCGAGTACGGCACCTATGACGTGACGTTGCTGCTGGCGCAGGATCAGATCGTCGTCGCGACGGGCGTGCCGGTCTCCGGTGATCCGGGATGGGAGCGCGCCAAGCGTGGCGGCGAAGTGCGTCTCGCGCAGACCGCCTACGACACAGTCCCAGCGCCTAACGTCGACGTACCATCGGGCTACCGCGCCGTGCGCTTCCTCGCCGAGAACGTGCACCATTTTGCGTGGTCGGCATCGCCGGACTATCGGTACGAGGGAGGCATTTACGTCAGGCAGCTCCCACCCACGCAATACAAGACGTGGGACACCGTGTCGATTCACGTGCTCTACAAGCCGGCGGACGACACGACATGGGGAGGCGGGCGCGCGCTCAACCGGACGATTACCGCGTTGAAGTGGCTCGAGTCCATCTGGGGCCCGTACGCGTATCCTCAATTCTCGAACGTGCACCGGCTCGAGGGCGGCGGCACGGAGTTCCCGATGATGATAATGGACGGAGGCGCGAGCCAAGGTCTCATTCTCCATGAGGCGGGACACAACTTCACCTACGGCATCCTCGGCAACAACGAGTGGCGTTCGGGTTGGATGGACGAAGGTCTGACCTCGTACCAGACGTCGTGGGCGCAGAGGCTGACGCCGCAGGAGCTGGCGACGCAGGCGTTGCCGCCTCCGCGCATCCCCGAGGGCTACCGAGTCAACGCGAAGACGATCCCGCCGTCGCAGTCGGCGAATCTGGATCTCATCGCGCTCGAGTTTGCGGGACGCTCGGAGCCCATCGGAACCAACGCCGCCGACTTCCGCGACTTCGGAGTTTATAACGTGATGATCTACAGTCGCGGCGAATTGATGTACTCGCATCTCCGCGACGTGTTAGGCGACAGCACGTTTCGCGACTTCTTCCATGACTATTTCAGCCGCTGGGCGCTCAAGCACGTCGACGAGCCCGCGATGCGCGCGTCAGCCGAGCGGCGATATGGCCACGACCTCGGTTGGTTCTTCAATGAGTGGGTCTACCAGAGCGGCCTCCTCGATTACGCGCTTCACGACGTGCACTCGATGCAACGTCCCGACGGACAGTGGGTCACGCGCGTGGAGCTCGTGAAGCGCGGCGAGTATCGGCACCCGATGCTCGTCGGTGCGCGCGTTGGAACCACGTGGACGCTCGCGCGCGGCGACGCGTTGAAGGATCGCCAGACGCTCGAGATCATCACCCCGACGAAGCCCGAGGAGGTGCGCATCGATCCCTACCATTTCACGTGGGATTGGGATCGGCGCGACGATGTCGAGTCGCGTGGCTTTCTTGGCATCAGGAATCCGCGCGTCGTGTTCGACTGGCCCTTCTTGCAACAGAACGATCGCGACCACTCGCTCGTCGCTTTGATGCCCGAACTGTGGTACTCGCAGCCGCTCTCGCGGGGGCTCTGTTCGACGACCGACTGCCACGGGCAGGCGGTGAGCCTCGGACTCCGCGCGCGCGCGAGCTATCTCGCGACCGTCGATAAGTACGATCTCGGCCTCGCCGGCGCCGCAGGTCCGATTCGGCCGACGTTGAGTCACGTGAACGCGTGGGCGCGCATCGACAATCCGTACATGCCGGGCGCGTCACGGCCATGGATCGGTGTGGGCTTCGACGCCGCATTCCTCGACGGCATCGCGCGGGTCGATTTACAGCGTCACTGGGACCTGAGCCCGTTCACCTACGTCGCTGGTCCGCGGATCGATGTCACCGCGCGCCTAACGGGAGCGTACCCGACCGATCGCTTCATCCTTCCCGAACAATGGGCCGACGACCAGGTAACGGAGCTCGGAGGAACGGCGACGGTGCGGATGCCGGAACAGGACGACGGCAGCTATCAATGGTTCGGCGGGTCGCTCGGCGTTGGCTTGGCGCGACCGCGCGTCGGCGGGTCCATGGCGCAGGGCTACGTCCGCGGCGACCTCTCGGGGACTCAGGTTCAGTATTTCCAAAACGGCACGATCGCGCTGATCGGACGTCTCTACGCTGGCGGGGAGAGCCGGGCCCCGCTTCAACGGGCGGTATTCGCGGCGACGACCGACCCGTTGACGTCGTTCTGGAGCAACTGGTACCGGCCGCTCGGCTCCCTCTACAAGCAGGACTGGCTCAACGTGATGCCGCTGGGGGGGGCGATGCTGAGAGGATACTCATTCGGTACCGCGCTCTCGCGCGTTGGCGCCGCGAATGTCGAGCTGGCACAGCGACTTCGTGAGTTCGGGGATCGGTCGAGCGGGAGGCGATCGATTTGGTTCTCGGCGTTCGGAGACATTGCCGCCGCCTCGTCGGACTTCGTGCAATTCGATGGGAGCATGCTGCTCGATGCGGGGGTTGGCCTCTCCCTCCGGGGGCGTCTCTATGATCGCGACGTCCGCTTCCGGCTCGACTTCCCGCTGTTCGTGAAGCAACCCGATCTCGCCGGCGGACCGTCGTTCGCGCAGAAGGGCAGCTTAGGCTTCAGGTATGTGTTCAGCTTGCAAGACGTCTGGTGAGGGCTAGGGGCGTCGGGCGAGGCCAAGTCAGTCGCGCCGTAGCGCTTCGACCGGATCGATGCGCGTCGCTCTTCGTGCAGGGATGAATGCGGCGAGAACGCATGCGCCGAGAAGTGCCGTCGTCACCACGATAAACGTGATCGCATCAGTCGGCTCGATGCCGAAGAGCATGCCGCGGATCGTCCGCGTAAGGGCGACGGCACCGACGACGCCGGCGGCAACGCCTAACGTGGACATCGTCATGCTCTGGCCGACGACGAGGCCGAGGACATTGCGCGTCGTGGCGCCGAGGGCGATGCGGACGCCCAGTTCCGGTGTGCGGGCGCTGACGGTATAGGCCAAGACGCCGTACGTGCCGACCACCGCGAGGACGAGGGACAGTGCGGCAAAGGTCGCGAGGAGCAGCATCGAGAAGCGGCGCCGACTCAGGGAATTGCCGGCGACGTCATCCATCGTCGTTACGCCGATGAGCGGCAGGGTACGATCGATCTCACGAACGGCGGCGCGAATCGCGGGCAGCGCCTGCAACGGGTCGCTCGTCGTCTTGACGACGAGGGATAGGTATGCCTCTCCCTCCTGCCGGTACGATGTGTACGCGATCGGGCGGGGCTGGACGTCAAAACCGTCCTGCCTAACGTTGCCCACGACGCCGACCACGAGATAGAACGGGTCGTGTGGATCGGGGCCGAGTTGAACACGAGCGCCGATGGGATCGTGTCCGCCCCAGAAGCGACGGACTGCTTCATCGTTCACGACGACGGCCCGGGGCTGTACGCCAGCCGCGTCCTGTGAGACGAGGCCGCGACCCGACCGGAGTGGAATGCCAAGGGCACGGAAATAATCGTCGCTCACGGCCGTGTATCCGATCGAGGGCAGCGGACCGTTAGGCATTGCCTCGCCCTCGATGTGCAGTCCGGCGGTCGATGTCCCGCGCAGCGGCACACTCGACGCCGCACCGACGACGCGAACACCGGGCGTCGCGCGGATGCGCTCGAACAGCGTCTCGTAGAACTGAGCGATCTTCGGGCGCGTGTCGTACGCGTTCGACGTCAACGCGAGGCTGACGAGGAGCACATGATCCGGGTCGAAGCCCAGCTCGACACGCTGCAGTCGGTCGAGGCTACGCACGAGCAGGCCCGCGCACACGAGGAGCACGACCGTAAGCGCTGTCTGGCCGGCAACGAGAACACGTCGCCATCGGTCGGCGCGACGGCCCACAACCGTGCGGCTGGTGTCGCGCAGCGTGCGTTCGGCGTCCGCGCGCGAGCCCGCCCAAGCCGGAACGAGACCAAACAGGAGGCCGCCGCCGAGCGACACGATCAGTGCGAAACCGATTACCATCGGGTCGATCGCGACGTCGCCGACGTGCGGCAGGGCGTCGGGTGCAACGGCGAGCAGCGCCCGCGTCGCCGCCCAGCCGATCGCCGACCCGACCATACCGCCGACGAGCGCGAGGAGCAGGCTTTCCGTCAACAGTTGTCTGACGAGTCGATCACGCGCAGCGCCTAACGCCGCGCGGACGGCGAGCTCCCGTTGCCGGCCCAACGTGCGGGAGAAGACGAGATTTGCCAGATTCGCGCAGGCAATGAGCAGCACACACGCGGCCGCACCGGCAAGCACGAGTAAAGCGGTCCGCGCATCGCCAACGAGCGCCGAATGCAGTGGAACGACGCTGACGAGATGGCCGGTGTTCGACGCCGGGAAGGCCTGTTCGTTCCGGTGCGCAATCGTGAGCAGATCGCTCTCGGCGCGTGCCGGCGTGACAGTCGCTCGCAGTCGCGCCACGGCGACCATGTTGTGCAGTTTGCGCGAGCGATTCACGTCAGCGAGTTGGCGCTGAATATTGAACGGCGTCCAGAACTGTTCGTCGCCGCCGAACGTGAAGCGAGGCGGCATCACGCCGATGATCGTCATCGGCACGCCACTCATCATGACGGACCGTCCGACAACCGTAGAGTCCCCGCCAAAGACTCCGCGCCAGGTAGCGAACGTTAGGACGACGACACTCGTCTGCCCGGGCTGGTCCTCGTCTGGCGCAAAGGTGCGACCCAGCATCGGCGGACTGCCGAGAATCGAAAAGACGTTCGCGCTGAAGCGCAAACCGTGGAGGGCGACGGGTTCCGTTGCACCCTGATAATCGAGCGTCGCGTAGCCAACGATGCCGATATCCGTGAGGGTCGATTGTTGCTTGCGGTAATCGACGTAGTCGGCGGCCGCCAACTGGGAGCGCGGCGAATGGTCGGGCCGGTTGTCCTCGTAAACGGCGACGAGGCGATCCGGTTGCGCAAAAGGAAGGGGACGAAGCAAGACGCCGCGGACCACCGTGAAGATCGCGCTGTTCGCCCCGACGCCTAACGCGATAGTGACGAGAGCAATCGCGACGAATCCCGGCGATCGCCTCAGCACGCGACTGGCTTGCGTGAGATCCTGGCGAAGATCGCCGAGCCACTCGCCGCGACGGTCGGCGCGTTCACCGCCTTCGTCGAGGCGACGACAGTACTCGCGCGTGAACTCGACGTCCCCGAACTCGCGCGTGGCCTCGCGGCGCGCGTCGGATTCGCTGAGGCCGCGCGCGATGAGCTCCGCCGCGCGCATCTCGATGTGAAAGGAGAGCTCGTCGTCGACGTCGGCACGAATGCGCTTCGTCGTGCGCGAGGGAAATCGAAACGATCGACCGCCTTGTGGGCTCACGGTTGGTCCTCGTCAGGCAGGGGAAAGGACGCGTGTCACCGCGTCCGCGTACGTGCGCCAGCCTTCCAGTCACATGGTGACTGGAAGGTGTCGTCTGGCGCGCGAGGCGTCAAGCCTCACGAGCTGTTGGGGACTTACTCCCGCCGCTTCCGGCGATCGCTCCACCAGATCGCGATGACCATCCAAACGCTCACCGCACCTGCGACCACGAACCCCCACGTGCCGAGCGTCTTGCGCGTCGTGATCACCATCGCGCTCGCGACGATGATCGCGGCCAGCACCAGCCCGGAGAAGATCCGGTTCGCCACCTTTTGCAAGCCATCGAGAAGGATTCTCAGCTGTGGCACCTCCACCCGCGTCGCGAACTCGCCCGAGGCGAGACGCTGCGTCACGAGATCGAGGCGATGCGGCAACGCCGTCAGCAAATCGCCACTCTGCATAACGAGCTGCATGAGCTTGCGGGGATTGAGCTCGCGGCGGGCTTTGTCGGCGGCGATCTGACTGCCGTACTCGCGAATGGTCGTGATCGGACTGTAGCTCGGTTCCAGCGCGCGGGTCACCGCGTCCAGATTGAATAGCGCTTTGGCGAGGAGCGTCAGCTCGGCGGGGAGCCGGAGCCCACGGTGAAATGAGATGTTGATCAACTCGAAGAGAATCGCGCCCGCCTGCACCTCGCCGACGGCGAGGTCGTAATTGCGGGCCACGAGTCCCGCGATGTCGCGGATATATTTGGCGCGATCGAATTCCGGCAATTCCTCGCCGATCTCGACGAGCGTCGCCGCCGCGTCGTCGGAGCGATTGTCCGACAGGTCCATCAGCAGGCGGATGATCTGATCGCGGAGCGCGTTCGAGAGTCGCGCCGTCATCCCGAAGTCGATGAGCGAGAGTCGAACGTCGATGTCGTCCGGCTGGGGTGCCGCGTGCTGCTGTGCTTGCGCCTCGAGGCGTGCGAGCGGCGTGACGGCTGGGCGCGTCGCGTGGCGACGATCGATGGCTTTCGCTTCCGAGGGCGTGAGTGGATTCTCCGCGTCAGGGAGAACGACGAAGACGTTTCCCGGATGCGGATCGGCGTGAAAGTGTCCGTCGATCGTGATCTGCTTCAGGTACGCCCGCGTCAGCTCGTCCGCGACCGCGTGGAAGTCGTGCTCGATGCGCGTGAGCGGCGAGACCTCGCTGATCTTCTCGCCCCGGATGCGTTCCGTCGTGAGTACTCGGTGGGTCGTGTAGCCTTCGATGACGCGCGGAATGAGTATTCGTGGAAATTCCGCGAGCGACCGCCGGAACGCCGCTGCGTTGCGCGCTTCGATGCGGTAATCCAGCTCGTCGGCCAACGCTCGTTCGAGTTGCTTGATGATTCCCACCATGTCGACCCGCAATCCAGCCTCGGTATGCGCGGTGAGAAATCTGGCAAGCTCACGGAAATACTCGATCTCGTCGGCGAGCTGCGCGCGGATGTTCGGTCGCTGCACTTTCACGACTACCTGTCGTCCATCGCGCAGCGTTGCGGCGTGTACCTGACCGAGGCTCGCCGTGCCAATCGGCTCATCGTCGAACGTCTCGAACAGCTTGCTGATTCGTGCGCCCAGCTCCGCCTCGATCGTTGCGCGCACGTCCTCGGTCGGAATCGGTCCGACATCGTCCTGCAGCAGCTCCAGCTCCTCGATGTACGTCGACGGAAGGAGATCAGGACGTGTGGACAGCACCTGTCCGAGTTTGACGTACGCCGGTCCGAGCTCTACCAGTCGCTTGCGGAATGCTTTCGCCTTTTCCGGCGAGGGTGCTCCATTCGAATCGGCGCTTTCGGGCTCGGGGGCGATGCCCTGCAGCCCTTGCTGCTTCGCAAAATCGGCCAGCCCATAGCGCGTGAACAGCCCCACCGTCGCTGCGAGCTTCGGCAGATACTTCGGTTCGAGGATCATTGGACACGTCCGAAGCACGGAGCATGCCCGCTGGGCTACGGGTAGAGAGCTGAGGGTAGAGGCTAGAGAAATTGAGGGTACTGGGTAGAGCCTAAAGCGATGCTCGTAGCGCGTCGCAAACGCGGCGTTTAGCGTGAAGCGTACTTCGAAGCCACCTGCCCTCAGCTTTCTACCCTCTGCCCTCAGCTCTCTACCCTCTACCTTCAGCTCTCTACCCTCTACGCGATGTCGGGTCCCGTCAACATCACGCACGTTCCGAAACCCTGGGGTCACGAGACCATTTGGGCGCGCACCGACACGTACGTCGGTAAGATTCTGCACATCAATGCCGGCCAGGCGCTTTCGGTGCAGTACCATAACGTGAAGGACGAGACGGTCTACCTGTTGTCGGGAAAAATCATCTATCGCGTTTGGCAGAATGGGGGCGACGGGGAGCCAACTGACATCGGACTTCGGATCGGCCAAGCCTATCGCATAACGCCGCACACAATCCATCAGATGGAAGCCGTAACGGACTGCGACGTCCTCGAGGTCTCGACGCCGCATCTCGACGACGTCGTGCGGCTCACGGATCGCTACGGACGGGAGGGAACGAGCGCACCATGAAGGTGATCATACCACTGGCCGGGAAAGGCACCCGTCTCCGGCCCCACACTCACATTACGCCGAAGCCGATGCTCAAGATCGCGGGCAAGCCCGTGATCGATTATGTAATGGAGGACCTGCAAGCGCTCGGCAACGTCGATCAGGTCATCTACATCACGGGTCACCTCAAGGAGAAGGTCGAGCAGTACGCCCGCGCGAAGTATGCGTTTCCCAGCGTTTTTGTCGAGCAAAAGGAGCAGCGAGGGACGGCCGATGCGGTCGCGCTCGCCCGTCCGTACATCGACGAACCCGTCATGATCATTTTCGTCGACACGATCTTCGACGCCGACTTCTCGGTGGTGAAGCGCCACGATGCCGACGGGATCATCTGGGTGAAGGAGGTCGAGGATTATCAGCGATTCGGCGTCGTCGTCACCGATCGTGACGGCAACATGACGAAGATCGTCGAGAAGCCGTCGACGCCGATTTCGAAGCGCGCGAATATCGGTTTGTACTATGTGAAAAACTGGAAGCTGATGCTCGACGGAATCGATTGGGTGTTGAAGCAGCCGCCGAACAAAGGTGAGTATTATCTCACGGACGCCTTCCAGTACATGATCGACAAGGGTGCGAAGATCAAAGTCATCGACGTCGAGGGATGGTACGACGCGGGGAAGCTCGACACCCTGCTCGACACGAATCGCACGATCCTCGAGAAGCGGAAGGCGGCGCGACGTCCCAAGTCGGTGCCGAAGGACGTCACGCTCGTCGATCCCGTGTACATCGAAGACCACGTGACGCTCAAGGCCTCGAAGATCGGTCCAAACGTGTCGGTGAGCACCGGTAGTACGATCGAAGACTCCGAGTTGAGTGACACGATCGTTGGCTCGAAATCGTCAGTCCGCCGCTCGACGCTCAAGAACTCGATGGTCGGAGACGAAGCCGTTGTCGAGGGAATTCACGGCGAGATGACCATCTCCGATCACTCCGAAGTGAGAGGCCGGAGCTGATCGTCGTCGACGCGTTCACGAAGCTGTACGGAGATCTCGTCGCGGTCGAGAATCTCTCGTTCAGCGTCGCGCCCGGAGAGGTGCTCGGTCTCGTCGGACCGAACGGGGCCGGGAAGACGACCACGTTGCGTACGATCTCGGGCATCATCGCTCCAACGCGCGGCACCATCTCGATCGCCGGGCACCCGCTTGCCACTCAACCCGTTCAAGCGAAGCAGCGGCTGGCCTTCATTCCCGACGAACCACAGCTCTTCGAGTACCTAACGGTGGAGGAGCATTTGCGATTCGTCGGACGCATGTACGGCGTCGCCGACGCGCCGGCGCGCATTCCACCGCTCCTGGCCGAGCTCGAGCTGTCCGAGAAGAATCGCGCGCTTCCCACGGAACTATCGCGCGGCATGAAACAGAAGCTCGCGATTGCGTGCGGTTTGCTGCACGACCCGGCGGCCCTCATTCTCGACGAACCACTCACCGGCCTCGATCCCGCCGGAATGCGCCGCATGCGCCAGACGATCGCCGCGCGCGCGAGCGACGGTGCCGCCGTCATTCTCAGCTCGCACTTGCTGCACCTCGTCGAGGAGTTGTGCACCAAGCTGCTCGTCATCCATCACGGACGGGCGATCGCTTACGGCGCGTTCGACGCCATCGTCGCCGAGCGACCGCAGCTTGCGGGCCGAGGACTGGAGGATGTCTTCCTTGCGCTCACGAGCGATCGCGAATGAGCGAATAGTCATGGTGGACGCGCTGCTCTACCTCACGCGCGTCAGCATTCGGAACCGCTTCGGCCAACAGGCGCGCCGGCTGCGGCAGCCTCGTTACGCACTCGCGCTGATTCTTGGCGCCGCCTATTTCTGGCTGATCCTGTTGCGTCCAAGCGTACAGCCAGGCCGCGCGCCGACGTCGCTCTGGACGAACTTCGAGTCGGTCGTCGCGCTCGGCGTGCTGCTCCTCCTGATCGGAGC contains:
- a CDS encoding cupin; the encoded protein is MSGPVNITHVPKPWGHETIWARTDTYVGKILHINAGQALSVQYHNVKDETVYLLSGKIIYRVWQNGGDGEPTDIGLRIGQAYRITPHTIHQMEAVTDCDVLEVSTPHLDDVVRLTDRYGREGTSAP
- a CDS encoding AarF/UbiB family protein; this encodes MILEPKYLPKLAATVGLFTRYGLADFAKQQGLQGIAPEPESADSNGAPSPEKAKAFRKRLVELGPAYVKLGQVLSTRPDLLPSTYIEELELLQDDVGPIPTEDVRATIEAELGARISKLFETFDDEPIGTASLGQVHAATLRDGRQVVVKVQRPNIRAQLADEIEYFRELARFLTAHTEAGLRVDMVGIIKQLERALADELDYRIEARNAAAFRRSLAEFPRILIPRVIEGYTTHRVLTTERIRGEKISEVSPLTRIEHDFHAVADELTRAYLKQITIDGHFHADPHPGNVFVVLPDAENPLTPSEAKAIDRRHATRPAVTPLARLEAQAQQHAAPQPDDIDVRLSLIDFGMTARLSNALRDQIIRLLMDLSDNRSDDAAATLVEIGEELPEFDRAKYIRDIAGLVARNYDLAVGEVQAGAILFELINISFHRGLRLPAELTLLAKALFNLDAVTRALEPSYSPITTIREYGSQIAADKARRELNPRKLMQLVMQSGDLLTALPHRLDLVTQRLASGEFATRVEVPQLRILLDGLQKVANRIFSGLVLAAIIVASAMVITTRKTLGTWGFVVAGAVSVWMVIAIWWSDRRKRRE
- a CDS encoding ABC transporter ATP-binding protein; this translates as MYGDLVAVENLSFSVAPGEVLGLVGPNGAGKTTTLRTISGIIAPTRGTISIAGHPLATQPVQAKQRLAFIPDEPQLFEYLTVEEHLRFVGRMYGVADAPARIPPLLAELELSEKNRALPTELSRGMKQKLAIACGLLHDPAALILDEPLTGLDPAGMRRMRQTIAARASDGAAVILSSHLLHLVEELCTKLLVIHHGRAIAYGAFDAIVAERPQLAGRGLEDVFLALTSDRE
- a CDS encoding M1 family metallopeptidase; the protein is MLAPFFAALLLQTPYQQPGAVKNPAESSPPSGDTTGYWQQRVHYRIVSRLDEATTRLRSRGELVYVNNSPDTLREMYFHQYLNAFRPGSKWSAVDEREGRVRFQDLRDPDYGYERFTAPPTVDGAPVFIDYPGAPDSTVVHFRLPRPVPPHDSIRVGFEWDARPSTVLRRQGRRGRTWDFAQWYPKVAVYDRAGWEPNPFVPAGELYGEYGTYDVTLLLAQDQIVVATGVPVSGDPGWERAKRGGEVRLAQTAYDTVPAPNVDVPSGYRAVRFLAENVHHFAWSASPDYRYEGGIYVRQLPPTQYKTWDTVSIHVLYKPADDTTWGGGRALNRTITALKWLESIWGPYAYPQFSNVHRLEGGGTEFPMMIMDGGASQGLILHEAGHNFTYGILGNNEWRSGWMDEGLTSYQTSWAQRLTPQELATQALPPPRIPEGYRVNAKTIPPSQSANLDLIALEFAGRSEPIGTNAADFRDFGVYNVMIYSRGELMYSHLRDVLGDSTFRDFFHDYFSRWALKHVDEPAMRASAERRYGHDLGWFFNEWVYQSGLLDYALHDVHSMQRPDGQWVTRVELVKRGEYRHPMLVGARVGTTWTLARGDALKDRQTLEIITPTKPEEVRIDPYHFTWDWDRRDDVESRGFLGIRNPRVVFDWPFLQQNDRDHSLVALMPELWYSQPLSRGLCSTTDCHGQAVSLGLRARASYLATVDKYDLGLAGAAGPIRPTLSHVNAWARIDNPYMPGASRPWIGVGFDAAFLDGIARVDLQRHWDLSPFTYVAGPRIDVTARLTGAYPTDRFILPEQWADDQVTELGGTATVRMPEQDDGSYQWFGGSLGVGLARPRVGGSMAQGYVRGDLSGTQVQYFQNGTIALIGRLYAGGESRAPLQRAVFAATTDPLTSFWSNWYRPLGSLYKQDWLNVMPLGGAMLRGYSFGTALSRVGAANVELAQRLREFGDRSSGRRSIWFSAFGDIAAASSDFVQFDGSMLLDAGVGLSLRGRLYDRDVRFRLDFPLFVKQPDLAGGPSFAQKGSLGFRYVFSLQDVW
- a CDS encoding nucleotidyltransferase family protein, with product MKVIIPLAGKGTRLRPHTHITPKPMLKIAGKPVIDYVMEDLQALGNVDQVIYITGHLKEKVEQYARAKYAFPSVFVEQKEQRGTADAVALARPYIDEPVMIIFVDTIFDADFSVVKRHDADGIIWVKEVEDYQRFGVVVTDRDGNMTKIVEKPSTPISKRANIGLYYVKNWKLMLDGIDWVLKQPPNKGEYYLTDAFQYMIDKGAKIKVIDVEGWYDAGKLDTLLDTNRTILEKRKAARRPKSVPKDVTLVDPVYIEDHVTLKASKIGPNVSVSTGSTIEDSELSDTIVGSKSSVRRSTLKNSMVGDEAVVEGIHGEMTISDHSEVRGRS
- a CDS encoding ABC transporter permease — translated: MSPQGGRSFRFPSRTTKRIRADVDDELSFHIEMRAAELIARGLSESDARREATREFGDVEFTREYCRRLDEGGERADRRGEWLGDLRQDLTQASRVLRRSPGFVAIALVTIALGVGANSAIFTVVRGVLLRPLPFAQPDRLVAVYEDNRPDHSPRSQLAAADYVDYRKQQSTLTDIGIVGYATLDYQGATEPVALHGLRFSANVFSILGSPPMLGRTFAPDEDQPGQTSVVVLTFATWRGVFGGDSTVVGRSVMMSGVPMTIIGVMPPRFTFGGDEQFWTPFNIQRQLADVNRSRKLHNMVAVARLRATVTPARAESDLLTIAHRNEQAFPASNTGHLVSVVPLHSALVGDARTALLVLAGAAACVLLIACANLANLVFSRTLGRQRELAVRAALGAARDRLVRQLLTESLLLALVGGMVGSAIGWAATRALLAVAPDALPHVGDVAIDPMVIGFALIVSLGGGLLFGLVPAWAGSRADAERTLRDTSRTVVGRRADRWRRVLVAGQTALTVVLLVCAGLLVRSLDRLQRVELGFDPDHVLLVSLALTSNAYDTRPKIAQFYETLFERIRATPGVRVVGAASSVPLRGTSTAGLHIEGEAMPNGPLPSIGYTAVSDDYFRALGIPLRSGRGLVSQDAAGVQPRAVVVNDEAVRRFWGGHDPIGARVQLGPDPHDPFYLVVGVVGNVRQDGFDVQPRPIAYTSYRQEGEAYLSLVVKTTSDPLQALPAIRAAVREIDRTLPLIGVTTMDDVAGNSLSRRRFSMLLLATFAALSLVLAVVGTYGVLAYTVSARTPELGVRIALGATTRNVLGLVVGQSMTMSTLGVAAGVVGAVALTRTIRGMLFGIEPTDAITFIVVTTALLGACVLAAFIPARRATRIDPVEALRRD